A genomic stretch from Leptospira licerasiae serovar Varillal str. VAR 010 includes:
- a CDS encoding helix-turn-helix domain-containing protein yields MPNIQIQFPDQVSQFPVFWILVSFAIFGTYLGGLLCVGQNILEKKTALNRLLSLLFVCLGLLQGTCLVYVFGLSSSFPRIVLLHIPVLGTIGPILYGIHKIIQNSEFEKSALGLSPKHSILPGIIWILYFISFVPDSHTIFEGIRTFSETRSVFDLFFMIPLLILAAYIAGLLRGSRILFKPNVLKEEWTARVLLYIILATIANHSVGAFFLIDKEPLFLLISASMMALSLCVSYLIGRRYPAYFQNLQEVARVTFQKYSRSLLQGMDIATLRENLLQSMEVEKLYKDEDLSLASLADELGLSSHQLSELINQEMGKNFSAFVNEYRIREACELLSKNKDSSILDIAYEVGFRSKTSFHRAFQKEVGVPPSEFREKNS; encoded by the coding sequence ATGCCTAATATTCAGATTCAATTTCCGGATCAAGTTTCTCAATTTCCGGTCTTCTGGATCTTAGTTTCTTTTGCTATTTTTGGGACGTATCTAGGAGGCTTGCTGTGTGTAGGACAGAATATTCTAGAAAAAAAGACCGCTCTCAATCGTTTACTTTCTTTATTGTTCGTATGCTTGGGTTTACTCCAAGGAACTTGTTTAGTTTATGTATTCGGGCTTTCTTCTTCTTTTCCTAGGATCGTTCTACTTCATATTCCTGTTTTAGGTACTATAGGCCCGATCCTATACGGCATTCATAAGATCATCCAGAATTCTGAATTTGAAAAATCAGCGTTAGGTTTAAGTCCCAAACATTCCATTCTGCCAGGTATTATTTGGATTTTGTATTTTATAAGTTTTGTGCCTGATTCGCATACGATTTTCGAAGGTATCAGAACATTCTCGGAGACACGAAGCGTATTCGATCTATTTTTTATGATCCCGCTACTAATACTCGCTGCTTATATCGCAGGATTATTGAGAGGGAGTCGAATATTATTTAAACCGAATGTTTTGAAAGAAGAATGGACTGCAAGAGTGCTTCTCTATATCATTCTTGCCACAATCGCAAATCATTCGGTAGGTGCATTTTTTCTGATAGATAAGGAGCCTCTTTTTCTGTTGATCAGTGCTTCTATGATGGCCTTAAGTCTTTGTGTTTCTTATCTAATCGGTAGAAGATACCCTGCTTATTTCCAAAATCTGCAAGAGGTCGCAAGGGTCACTTTCCAAAAATATTCCCGTTCCTTATTGCAGGGAATGGATATCGCCACTCTCAGGGAAAATTTGTTACAATCTATGGAAGTTGAAAAACTATACAAAGACGAAGACTTAAGTTTGGCAAGTCTTGCGGACGAGTTAGGGCTTTCTTCTCACCAGCTTTCGGAATTGATCAACCAAGAGATGGGCAAAAATTTTTCCGCATTTGTGAATGAGTATAGGATCCGGGAGGCCTGCGAACTACTTTCCAAAAACAAGGATTCTTCCATCCTGGACATCGCTTACGAGGTGGGATTTAGGAGCAAAACTTCCTTTCATAGGGCGTTTCAGAAAGAAGTTGGAGTTCCTCCATCCGAATTTAGGGAGAAAAATTCTTAA
- a CDS encoding APC family permease, with the protein MKLRRSLNLYDSISLMFSSMVGPGVFITTGYILTQTANPNWTLLCWILGGFLAIAGAMSYAKSASIFPYAGGDYVYLKEAYSPIVAFSSGWLSLSVNFSASISLSAIAFSKSFLTLFSPSWDIYFLESKFLGITFSLGVAQILGISTILFFTIVNFFGIGLASRIQNFFTTFKILGLVAFVTLGFTIGNYNIQNFESFSLIPSDLHGWNLLLAGAIPVTFSYLGWNMITYVAEEVKDPEKNIYKSVFVSCTLVTLLYVLINFLYLSSAPVQFLAGDEKIGVTASGFLFGNGVNILITAFICWVFLGGISAYIIGGSRIYFAMARDGFFFPSMAKLHPKYHSPYKSLIFQFLYACLFCFVKEIESLLYLITCSTLLLATITAYTPIIFEKRHLKNEFKIPGYPYSTYLYILSNILIIATLLYNKSAEALWGFGFTLFSVPLYYYFKLSKKSQPVPFDAISEPELEAGGLSLLPENEPVPVGSGDPA; encoded by the coding sequence ATGAAACTTCGCCGCTCTCTTAATCTTTACGATTCCATTTCTCTCATGTTCAGCTCTATGGTGGGACCGGGTGTGTTCATTACTACTGGCTATATACTGACCCAAACCGCTAATCCGAATTGGACGCTTCTTTGTTGGATCTTGGGCGGATTCTTGGCTATCGCGGGGGCTATGAGTTATGCGAAATCGGCAAGCATCTTTCCATATGCGGGGGGAGATTACGTTTATCTAAAGGAGGCCTACTCCCCTATCGTCGCGTTCTCAAGTGGGTGGTTATCTTTGTCGGTAAATTTTTCGGCCTCTATCTCTCTTTCTGCGATAGCATTCTCCAAATCGTTTTTGACTTTGTTCAGTCCTAGTTGGGACATTTATTTCTTAGAATCCAAGTTCCTGGGAATCACATTCTCGTTGGGGGTGGCTCAGATTCTGGGGATCTCTACGATCTTATTTTTCACTATTGTGAACTTTTTCGGGATCGGGCTCGCCTCCCGTATACAGAATTTTTTCACCACTTTCAAAATTTTAGGCCTGGTAGCCTTTGTGACACTGGGTTTTACTATAGGAAATTATAATATTCAAAATTTTGAATCTTTTTCCCTGATCCCCTCCGACCTTCATGGATGGAATCTTTTACTTGCAGGCGCCATACCGGTCACTTTCTCCTATTTGGGCTGGAATATGATCACCTACGTCGCAGAGGAAGTAAAAGATCCTGAAAAAAATATTTACAAATCGGTATTCGTCTCCTGCACTTTGGTTACTCTTCTTTATGTTCTCATTAATTTTTTATACTTAAGTTCTGCCCCTGTTCAATTTTTGGCAGGGGACGAAAAGATCGGCGTAACCGCTTCCGGATTCTTATTCGGAAACGGAGTAAATATCCTGATCACAGCGTTTATTTGTTGGGTCTTTTTAGGTGGAATTTCCGCCTATATCATCGGTGGCTCCAGGATCTATTTTGCAATGGCGAGAGATGGGTTCTTTTTTCCGAGCATGGCAAAATTACATCCTAAATATCATAGCCCTTACAAATCTTTGATCTTTCAATTTTTGTATGCTTGTCTTTTCTGTTTTGTAAAAGAGATCGAATCCCTTTTATATCTGATAACATGCTCGACCCTATTGTTAGCAACGATCACTGCTTATACACCGATTATTTTCGAGAAGAGACATTTAAAGAACGAATTTAAGATCCCAGGTTATCCTTATTCAACCTATCTTTACATTCTTTCTAATATTCTAATCATTGCAACTTTACTATATAATAAAAGTGCAGAAGCTCTTTGGGGATTTGGGTTCACCCTATTTTCCGTTCCATTATATTATTATTTCAAACTTTCTAAAAAATCTCAACCGGTCCCATTCGACGCCATTTCCGAACCGGAGTTGGAAGCCGGCGGCTTAAGTTTACTTCCTGAGAACGAACCTGTCCCGGTAGGCAGCGGTGATCCCGCTTAA
- a CDS encoding SRPBCC domain-containing protein yields the protein METLKVAHEIFSIERIYQSDPESVYSAWSNAEVKANWFIGPGDWSVVQRKLDFRIGGEEILHGRFPNGKETLYKARFSDLIENRRIVFVYDMILSGKIHSVSIASVEIEKVDSSNTKLIFTEQVAFLDQTIGREGVASRKEGTLALLIRLSDYLEKVK from the coding sequence ATGGAAACACTGAAAGTCGCTCACGAAATTTTTAGCATAGAAAGGATATATCAATCAGATCCGGAATCCGTGTATTCTGCATGGAGTAATGCAGAAGTTAAGGCGAACTGGTTCATAGGTCCTGGAGATTGGTCGGTAGTACAAAGGAAATTGGACTTCCGAATTGGCGGAGAAGAAATATTGCATGGTCGATTTCCTAATGGAAAAGAGACCTTATATAAAGCCAGATTTTCCGATCTTATTGAAAATCGAAGGATCGTTTTCGTTTACGATATGATCTTAAGCGGAAAGATACACTCAGTATCCATTGCTTCCGTAGAAATCGAAAAAGTAGACTCTTCCAACACAAAATTAATATTTACCGAACAGGTTGCATTTTTGGACCAAACGATCGGTAGAGAAGGTGTTGCATCCAGAAAGGAAGGCACCTTGGCCCTTTTGATAAGATTAAGCGATTATCTCGAAAAGGTCAAATAA
- a CDS encoding phthiocerol/phthiodiolone dimycocerosyl transferase family protein, whose protein sequence is MQNLKESERPQGQFIRSLDQAEANFWLYDRASSMNFCVMAEGEGSFSEESLRKALDLIQNKHALAKVQILKQAGQDSHLYFATSDKKIPIQKDYYSPDWKSKLAKETIRLFELGDSPLIRTILYTSGNSKFAIGVIFHHSIGDGRSGCRFLLDVLRASTGETDGIEEGSEYSSLMELYPAEELYKGEPKPEKPLTIAQFSRKKEEQDPEIISFYLEEEDVDSLLKTSKQKRISFHGILGAAQVTALADFFDKGQEGVLYLSTPADLRPHLSHPVPDSALGLYISLFTTPVNIRDPFDIKAKAIMNDVRARIGRREGRAFYELLPPSEQFLEKEDGLKLFQLLMNRNPQSSLLSNVGVIPVLASDEIKVKELSFTVHPALTQTVFTTVTTYENRMAININYDKNRWKEADISQFAYSFRKNILSNS, encoded by the coding sequence ATGCAAAATTTAAAAGAATCTGAAAGACCACAAGGCCAATTTATTCGATCCTTAGACCAAGCGGAGGCAAATTTCTGGTTATATGACCGTGCCTCCTCTATGAACTTTTGCGTAATGGCGGAAGGAGAAGGTTCTTTCTCCGAAGAAAGTTTGAGAAAAGCTCTGGACCTTATCCAAAACAAACATGCGTTAGCTAAGGTTCAGATCTTGAAGCAAGCAGGACAAGATTCTCATTTATACTTTGCAACCTCGGATAAAAAAATCCCGATCCAAAAAGATTATTATTCTCCTGACTGGAAATCCAAATTGGCCAAAGAAACTATCCGACTTTTCGAATTAGGAGATTCTCCTTTAATCAGAACTATCTTATACACTTCCGGAAATTCTAAATTTGCGATCGGAGTCATCTTTCATCATAGTATCGGAGACGGAAGATCAGGTTGCAGATTTCTTTTAGATGTACTTAGAGCAAGTACGGGGGAAACCGATGGAATCGAAGAAGGTTCCGAATATTCCTCTCTAATGGAATTATATCCGGCGGAAGAATTGTACAAAGGTGAGCCTAAACCGGAAAAACCGCTTACTATCGCTCAATTCTCTCGTAAAAAAGAGGAGCAAGATCCAGAGATCATCAGTTTCTATTTGGAAGAAGAAGATGTTGATTCCCTCCTAAAAACTTCTAAACAAAAAAGGATTTCCTTTCACGGGATCTTGGGTGCAGCTCAGGTAACGGCACTTGCGGATTTTTTCGACAAAGGGCAAGAGGGAGTATTATATCTTTCTACACCGGCGGATCTAAGACCCCATTTAAGTCATCCTGTGCCTGATTCTGCATTAGGGCTCTATATTTCTCTATTCACTACTCCAGTAAATATCAGAGATCCTTTTGATATAAAGGCAAAAGCCATCATGAACGATGTGAGAGCCCGAATAGGAAGAAGAGAAGGGAGAGCATTTTACGAATTACTTCCTCCTTCGGAACAATTTTTGGAAAAAGAAGACGGGCTAAAACTTTTTCAATTGTTGATGAACCGAAATCCTCAATCTAGCTTGCTGAGTAACGTCGGAGTTATTCCTGTTTTGGCATCGGATGAAATAAAGGTAAAAGAGCTTTCCTTTACGGTCCATCCGGCTTTGACCCAAACGGTATTTACAACTGTGACAACTTACGAAAATAGAATGGCGATCAATATAAACTACGACAAGAATCGTTGGAAGGAAGCGGACATCTCTCAGTTTGCATATTCTTTCCGTAAGAATATACTTTCTAATTCATAA
- a CDS encoding alpha/beta fold hydrolase yields the protein MKFFISVYSIFILFTIGNCCSTGQSFQLRETLPDITSEPIEKGLAPIRDIQMYYEIHGKKDGIPLVLLNGGGSTIEVTYSRILPLLAQNRKVIALDEQGHGRTSDRNAPVSFETSAEDVVALLKFLKVEQADIFGFSNGASVALNVVIRHPKLVRKLVFASSITKREGAYPMFWNFMKNATFENMPQALKDAFLKVNPDPKKLYTMYEKDAARMRNFKDLSDKDVRTVGIPTLILLGDRDVPKLEHAVEMVRMIPKARLLVLPGGHGDYLGEAIMSQGKDRYPELTSALVQDFLDSP from the coding sequence ATGAAATTTTTTATATCAGTATATTCTATTTTTATACTATTTACGATTGGGAATTGTTGTTCCACCGGACAATCTTTTCAACTCCGCGAAACACTTCCTGACATCACATCTGAACCTATTGAAAAAGGACTCGCTCCTATTAGAGATATCCAGATGTATTATGAGATTCACGGCAAAAAAGATGGTATTCCACTTGTTCTACTGAATGGTGGAGGCTCTACGATAGAAGTGACTTATAGTCGGATTCTTCCCCTTCTTGCACAAAATCGTAAGGTGATCGCTCTGGATGAACAGGGGCATGGAAGAACGAGTGACAGAAATGCGCCTGTTAGTTTCGAAACTTCTGCAGAAGATGTAGTTGCTCTTTTGAAATTTCTAAAAGTGGAACAAGCTGATATTTTCGGTTTTAGTAATGGTGCAAGCGTTGCTTTAAATGTCGTGATCCGACATCCGAAATTAGTGCGTAAACTTGTATTCGCTTCTTCTATCACAAAGAGAGAAGGGGCCTATCCAATGTTTTGGAATTTTATGAAGAACGCTACTTTTGAAAATATGCCTCAAGCATTAAAAGATGCTTTTCTGAAAGTAAATCCTGATCCTAAAAAATTGTATACTATGTATGAGAAAGATGCTGCTAGAATGCGCAACTTCAAAGATCTTAGCGATAAAGATGTTAGAACTGTAGGAATTCCAACTTTGATCCTACTTGGGGACAGAGATGTTCCAAAGCTGGAGCATGCTGTTGAGATGGTTCGAATGATCCCTAAGGCCAGGCTGTTGGTCTTACCTGGTGGACACGGAGATTATCTGGGAGAGGCGATCATGTCTCAAGGAAAAGATCGATACCCCGAATTAACCTCCGCTTTGGTCCAAGATTTTTTGGATTCTCCGTAA
- a CDS encoding acyl-CoA dehydrogenase family protein: protein MDFSLSSDEQEFTESFRNFCKKEIHPFAEEADKTKELPRSHYIKLGEAGYLGLLHEEEFGGQGAGVFLSTLAMEIVSEYCGSTFFSAGASAGLFGLPIKHFGTPEQKKKYLPDIISGKTIGSLGVTEPDGGSDVSGLSSLAKKSGKDRYLLSGQKTYITNAPNADYCLVLARTQDESGKEKGLTHFIVDLHSEGVSRSAAMDKMGLKASPTGALFFEDVEVPEENILGKLGKGFRQTMQTFNAERLSLAAYSLGVMKACLDESKSFSASRKSFGKSIYQHQGVAFMLAEIYSKYEAAKWLTYNTAWEMEKIESEGKPSMSLSGKCAACKLFATTAAREVTNLAVQIHGGAGYMDEYKVSRLYRDTRLGEIGGGTSEIQKLIISGSIMKES from the coding sequence ATGGATTTTAGCCTAAGTTCCGATGAACAAGAGTTCACAGAATCGTTTCGTAATTTTTGTAAAAAGGAGATCCATCCTTTTGCAGAAGAAGCCGACAAAACAAAGGAACTTCCCAGATCTCATTATATCAAACTGGGAGAAGCAGGCTATTTAGGTCTTTTACATGAAGAAGAATTCGGGGGACAAGGTGCGGGTGTTTTTTTAAGCACCTTGGCTATGGAAATTGTTTCCGAATACTGCGGTTCTACTTTTTTCAGTGCTGGAGCTTCCGCGGGTTTATTCGGACTTCCTATTAAACATTTCGGGACCCCCGAACAAAAGAAAAAATATCTTCCGGACATTATTTCCGGAAAGACCATCGGCTCCTTGGGAGTAACCGAGCCTGACGGAGGTTCTGATGTTTCCGGACTTTCCTCTCTTGCTAAGAAATCCGGAAAAGATCGTTATCTTCTTTCCGGTCAGAAAACCTATATAACCAATGCGCCTAACGCGGATTATTGCTTGGTCCTCGCCAGAACTCAAGACGAATCCGGAAAAGAAAAAGGACTCACTCATTTTATCGTCGATCTTCATTCCGAGGGTGTCTCCAGATCCGCCGCGATGGATAAAATGGGTCTAAAAGCATCTCCGACAGGCGCATTATTCTTTGAAGATGTAGAAGTTCCGGAAGAAAATATTCTAGGTAAACTAGGAAAAGGTTTTAGGCAAACCATGCAGACCTTCAATGCGGAAAGACTGTCGTTGGCAGCATATTCCTTGGGAGTTATGAAGGCTTGTTTAGACGAATCTAAATCTTTTTCCGCATCCCGCAAAAGTTTCGGCAAATCCATTTACCAACACCAAGGTGTTGCCTTCATGCTCGCGGAAATTTATTCCAAATATGAGGCGGCAAAATGGCTCACTTATAACACCGCTTGGGAAATGGAAAAAATAGAATCGGAAGGAAAACCGAGCATGAGTCTTTCGGGGAAATGCGCTGCATGTAAATTATTCGCAACCACCGCAGCGAGAGAAGTTACGAATCTGGCGGTCCAAATCCACGGCGGCGCAGGCTATATGGATGAATACAAAGTTTCCCGTTTATACAGAGACACACGCTTAGGAGAGATTGGCGGAGGAACAAGCGAGATCCAAAAATTGATCATATCCGGAAGCATCATGAAAGAATCTTAA
- a CDS encoding crotonase/enoyl-CoA hydratase family protein, whose amino-acid sequence MKSYTYIQTEKKGPVFCIALNRPDARNAMNTEMIMELSDALTVYEDDPSSRCAVLYANGLHFTFGLELEDVAKSIIDRGRSFFQKGNINPWDTGGTGRVRKKPLITAVHGFCLTLGIELMLASDIALAAEKTMFAQMEVQRGILPFGGATIRFVRTSGWGNAMKYILTGDTFDASEAYRIGLVQEVLSKKELLSRAIELAEKISAQAPKAIDAVLTNARKAIEVGDLEAIDDLVSLVTDCLKSEDGQEGIRSLLEKRTAVFKGK is encoded by the coding sequence ATGAAATCGTATACTTATATCCAAACCGAAAAGAAAGGCCCTGTGTTTTGTATCGCGCTTAACCGTCCTGATGCCAGAAACGCTATGAATACAGAAATGATCATGGAATTAAGCGATGCTCTTACCGTTTATGAAGACGATCCAAGTTCCAGATGTGCGGTTTTATATGCGAACGGTCTTCATTTCACTTTCGGTCTGGAATTGGAAGATGTTGCAAAATCGATCATCGATCGAGGTAGAAGTTTTTTCCAAAAGGGAAATATCAATCCTTGGGATACGGGAGGAACAGGTAGAGTTCGAAAAAAACCTTTGATCACCGCTGTTCACGGTTTTTGCCTCACTTTAGGGATCGAATTAATGTTGGCTTCAGACATTGCACTCGCCGCAGAAAAGACAATGTTCGCCCAAATGGAAGTGCAAAGAGGGATTTTACCTTTCGGTGGAGCAACGATTCGATTCGTAAGAACTTCCGGTTGGGGAAATGCAATGAAATATATCCTAACGGGAGATACTTTCGATGCTTCTGAGGCTTATCGGATCGGACTCGTACAGGAAGTTTTATCTAAAAAGGAATTATTATCTAGAGCAATCGAACTTGCAGAAAAAATATCCGCGCAAGCCCCGAAAGCTATAGACGCAGTTCTAACAAACGCACGAAAGGCAATTGAAGTGGGAGACTTAGAGGCAATAGACGATCTTGTATCTTTGGTAACCGATTGTTTAAAATCGGAGGACGGTCAAGAAGGTATCCGTTCTTTATTGGAAAAAAGAACCGCTGTTTTCAAAGGAAAATAG
- a CDS encoding ArsR/SmtB family transcription factor, whose translation MLNNSSLDRIFYALSDPTRRDIVERLSKKSASVSELAGPLDMSMAAVVQHIQILEESGLIKTQKIGRVRSCKVEMNSLELIESWVQQRRKFWERNLDRLGEFLERSEKGKK comes from the coding sequence ATGCTTAACAATTCTTCCCTGGACAGGATCTTCTATGCTTTGTCGGATCCGACTCGGCGCGATATCGTAGAAAGACTGAGTAAAAAATCCGCTTCAGTAAGTGAGCTCGCCGGTCCTCTGGATATGAGCATGGCTGCGGTAGTCCAACATATACAAATTTTGGAAGAAAGCGGCTTAATCAAGACCCAGAAGATAGGTCGTGTTCGTTCTTGCAAGGTGGAGATGAACTCATTGGAACTGATCGAAAGCTGGGTCCAGCAACGCAGAAAATTCTGGGAAAGGAATTTGGATCGATTGGGAGAATTTTTAGAAAGATCGGAAAAAGGAAAGAAGTAA
- a CDS encoding fatty acid desaturase, with protein sequence MSSLTLERKNISDRFTEKEKTKRIIKWIRRSDSKLRKRFSFLKYQNTIGFGITIGSASGMILLGSLYVMDVIPFWACIIGNGILASFLHEMEHDLIHSIYFKENPKMQNFLFWIVWLFRANTVNPWFRKEIHLLHHKLSGNIEDIEERFISNGMPWGIKRILVMIDPIMAVVLQGPKIRKDAIRYLAKIKAKPIKGPYRLVYLLLWYSFLIWGMISLINWALGSPIQEAGTTAYIHNFLNTAAVVYLIPCWLRQSAIQIVSSNMHYYGDVKSLYQQTQVLDSWWILPLHLFCFNFGATHGIHHFVVTQPFYLRQAVAPKVKPFLKKYGIRFNDFESMTRANRYQKEELDGIAIPA encoded by the coding sequence ATGAGTTCCTTGACCCTTGAGCGAAAAAACATTTCGGATCGATTTACCGAAAAAGAAAAAACTAAACGTATCATTAAATGGATCCGTCGTTCGGATTCTAAACTCAGAAAACGTTTCTCTTTCTTGAAATACCAAAATACGATCGGATTCGGGATCACCATAGGTTCTGCCTCGGGAATGATCCTATTGGGAAGTTTATATGTTATGGATGTCATTCCATTCTGGGCTTGTATTATCGGGAACGGGATCTTGGCTTCCTTTCTTCATGAGATGGAGCATGACCTGATCCATAGTATTTATTTTAAAGAAAATCCGAAGATGCAGAATTTTCTGTTTTGGATCGTTTGGCTATTCCGTGCGAATACAGTCAATCCTTGGTTCAGAAAAGAGATCCATCTTCTTCATCATAAACTTTCTGGGAACATAGAAGATATAGAAGAAAGGTTTATCAGTAATGGAATGCCTTGGGGGATCAAACGAATACTTGTGATGATCGATCCTATCATGGCTGTCGTTTTGCAGGGACCTAAGATCAGAAAGGACGCGATCCGTTATCTTGCAAAAATAAAAGCCAAACCGATCAAGGGACCTTATCGTTTAGTATATCTTCTCCTTTGGTACTCTTTTTTGATCTGGGGAATGATCTCTTTGATCAATTGGGCATTAGGAAGTCCAATACAAGAGGCCGGAACGACAGCTTATATTCATAATTTCTTAAATACTGCAGCAGTAGTATATTTGATACCTTGTTGGCTCAGGCAATCCGCAATACAGATCGTTTCTTCTAATATGCATTATTACGGAGATGTGAAGAGTTTATATCAGCAGACCCAGGTATTGGACTCATGGTGGATATTACCTCTACATTTGTTCTGTTTTAACTTCGGAGCAACTCATGGGATCCATCATTTTGTGGTAACACAGCCGTTCTATCTACGACAAGCGGTAGCTCCTAAAGTAAAACCGTTCTTAAAAAAATATGGAATTCGTTTTAACGACTTTGAAAGTATGACAAGGGCGAATCGTTACCAAAAAGAAGAATTGGATGGTATTGCGATTCCGGCCTAG
- a CDS encoding ankyrin repeat domain-containing protein — protein MLDWIKNWIENRKTIQRGKELFSKIQNGDKQGFRKILDLIPDKGELKECTKGLLGFCASEIQDPFYLETLLNAGLDPNLPDGNGIFPIHKAVENGKVKPVQILLEHGADPNVSDPRGVTPLHISYSYDGLSEISELLISNGADTEKRDNLGKRYLM, from the coding sequence ATGCTAGATTGGATTAAAAACTGGATTGAAAATCGAAAGACGATACAAAGAGGAAAAGAACTATTTTCTAAGATCCAAAACGGAGACAAACAAGGTTTCAGAAAAATCTTAGATCTGATCCCTGATAAAGGTGAATTGAAAGAATGTACAAAGGGGCTTCTCGGCTTTTGCGCTTCTGAGATCCAAGATCCGTTTTATCTGGAAACCTTGTTGAATGCAGGTCTTGACCCGAACCTTCCGGATGGGAATGGGATCTTTCCGATTCATAAAGCTGTGGAAAACGGTAAAGTAAAACCTGTTCAGATCTTATTGGAACATGGTGCAGATCCTAACGTTTCCGATCCGAGAGGTGTGACTCCATTACATATTTCTTATAGTTATGACGGGCTTTCAGAGATCTCGGAACTTCTAATCTCCAATGGCGCGGACACGGAGAAGAGAGATAATTTAGGCAAGAGATATTTAATGTAA
- a CDS encoding Kelch repeat-containing protein — translation MISSIRKTKILYSIFVISLLSCSEGGGNNSLGLLALLGGTQSISQATWTWISGRSSDTVGGGYGIGVYGTKGITDPANFPGGRQDAMQWTDSSNQLWLFGGTGRDPGTGFGRLNDLWKFDGTNWTWVKGSNTVNANGIYGTKGVTDPTNTPGARMGGTTWVDSSGNLWLFGGCGNINSSECFSDLWKFDGTNWTWVAGPNTKNTNGIYGTKGVANSANFPGGRQGATGWIDSSGTIWIFGANAGLEESFGTPSTLNDLWKFDGTNWTWVAGLKTIGGPGDGNWGTINVPSSSNIPSSRGDSISWVDSSGNLWLFGGSSYDGNWNDLWKFDGTNWTWVGGSNTPDQTGFYGKKNITSSNNIIGSRSNGTGGKLPNGKIWIFGGFGVDSTGNLGQLNDLWIFDGKKWTWKGGTNLAVQAGNFGPKGEAGTDYYPGGRVGLNGWTDSKGNIWLFGGQGIDSNGNNEFQNDLWKVRP, via the coding sequence ATGATTTCTTCTATTCGAAAAACAAAAATTCTATATTCTATTTTCGTTATATCCCTTCTCTCCTGCTCGGAAGGAGGAGGAAATAACTCTCTTGGCTTACTCGCATTATTAGGTGGGACTCAGAGTATTTCTCAAGCCACATGGACTTGGATCAGCGGAAGATCTTCCGATACAGTAGGCGGCGGTTATGGTATAGGTGTCTATGGCACAAAAGGAATCACAGACCCAGCAAATTTTCCCGGTGGACGCCAGGACGCAATGCAATGGACAGATTCCTCCAATCAATTGTGGTTATTCGGCGGTACGGGAAGGGATCCAGGGACAGGTTTCGGACGATTGAACGATCTTTGGAAATTCGATGGGACTAATTGGACTTGGGTAAAAGGATCCAACACAGTCAATGCAAACGGTATCTATGGAACGAAAGGTGTTACCGATCCTACAAATACTCCAGGAGCCAGAATGGGCGGCACTACTTGGGTAGACTCCTCTGGAAATCTTTGGCTTTTCGGAGGTTGCGGTAATATAAATAGTTCAGAATGTTTCAGCGATCTTTGGAAGTTCGACGGAACAAATTGGACCTGGGTGGCCGGGCCTAATACTAAAAATACTAACGGAATTTATGGCACAAAGGGTGTTGCAAATTCTGCCAATTTTCCGGGAGGAAGACAGGGGGCAACAGGATGGATAGACTCATCCGGTACGATATGGATATTCGGAGCAAATGCCGGCCTTGAAGAATCCTTTGGCACTCCATCAACCCTAAACGATCTATGGAAATTTGATGGAACCAATTGGACCTGGGTAGCAGGGCTCAAAACGATAGGTGGTCCCGGAGATGGAAATTGGGGAACGATAAACGTTCCGTCCTCTAGCAATATTCCGTCCTCTAGGGGAGATTCAATATCTTGGGTCGATTCTTCTGGTAATCTATGGTTATTCGGAGGATCTAGCTACGATGGCAATTGGAATGATCTTTGGAAATTCGACGGAACAAATTGGACTTGGGTAGGCGGTTCCAATACGCCAGATCAAACGGGATTTTACGGTAAGAAGAACATCACTAGTTCGAATAATATTATAGGCTCAAGAAGTAACGGAACCGGAGGAAAACTGCCGAACGGTAAGATCTGGATCTTTGGAGGATTCGGAGTAGATTCAACCGGCAATTTAGGTCAATTGAATGATCTTTGGATCTTCGACGGGAAAAAATGGACCTGGAAAGGAGGAACGAATCTCGCAGTGCAAGCGGGTAATTTCGGGCCAAAAGGAGAAGCGGGAACTGACTATTATCCAGGAGGTCGCGTCGGGCTAAATGGATGGACGGATTCAAAAGGAAATATCTGGCTCTTCGGAGGACAGGGTATTGACTCAAACGGGAATAATGAATTTCAGAACGATCTCTGGAAAGTGCGTCCTTAA